The Xiphophorus hellerii strain 12219 chromosome 5, Xiphophorus_hellerii-4.1, whole genome shotgun sequence genome window below encodes:
- the hpf1 gene encoding histone PARylation factor 1 isoform X2, giving the protein MTGRAKRKTKPNQESRSANGQVKKARADEPKAMLSSRVDAEQRDELAQLYGFHVPEDLYHFWDFCKELSPDSPCGAVKDMLGLQLVGPFDILAGANRNAKNPQPNFHLHWRYFYDPPEFQTVLKGSEDTQHHMGYYRDSPDSLPSFVGENHAKKGCNITQMGDNIFAAVYLYLLRKKKERNGKRAEEEALESLESKLRDKAETLGFSLEQKTKVMKQRDRKVVTKTFHGAGIVVPVDKNDVGYRELPETDAGLKKICKAIAEARNDEERVKAFGPIQEMMTFVQFANDECDYGMGYELGIDLFCYGSHYFHKVVKQLLPMAYSLLKRNLFGEILESHLSSRSHDNLDQLSAH; this is encoded by the exons atgacaGGGCGcgcaaaaagaaaaaccaaaccaaatcaG GAGTCACGCTCAGCCAATGGACAGGTGAAGAAAGCCCGAGCTGATGAACCTAAAGCTATGCTTTCATCAAGAGTCGACGCAGAGCAACGTGATGAGTTGGCTCAGCTGTATGGTTTTCACGTGCCAGAGGATCTGTACCACTTCTGGGACTTCTGCAAGGAGCTCAGTCCTGACAGCCCCTGTG GTGCCGTGAAAGACATGCTGGGTCTGCAGCTGGTCGGCCCTTTCGACATTCTGGCAGGAGCTAACAGAAATGCCAAGAATCCTCAGCCCAACTTTCATCTGCATTGGAGGTATTTTTATGACCCGCCAGAGTTTCAGACAGTTCTCAAAGGGAGTGAGGATACCCAGCATCACATGGGATACTACAG AGATAGCCCAGACTCTCTGCCTTCGTTTGTTGGGGAAAATCATGCCAAGAAGGGCTGCAACATAACACAGATGGGAGACAACATCTTTGCAGCTGTTTA CCTGTATTTgctgaggaagaagaaagagagaaatggtaaaagagcagaagaagaggcTTTGGAAAGCCTGGAGTCGAAGCTGAGAGACAAGGCTGAGACGTTAGGCTTTTCTTTAGAGCAGAAGACCAAAGTCATGAAGCAGCGGGACAGAAAG GTTGTTACCAAGACCTTCCATGGTGCTGGTATTGTTGTGCCTGTGGACAAGAATGATGTAGGATACAGAGAACTGCCAGAAACAGATg CTGGTCTCAAGAAGATCTGTAAAGCCATTGCAGAAGCTCGGAATGATGAGGAACGTGTCAAAGCCTTTGGACCAATCCAGGAGATGATGACATTTGTTCAGTTTGCTAATGACGAATGCGACTATGGAATGGGCTATGAACTTGGAATTGACCTCTTTTGTTATGGATCGCAT tacTTTCATAAGGTGGTCAAGCAACTTCTACCAATGGCCTACAGCTTGCTGAAAAGGAATTTGTTTGGGGAAATTTTGGAGAGCCATCTCAGCAGTCGCAGCCATGACAACTTGGACCAACTCTCTGCGCATTAA
- the pde5aa gene encoding cGMP-specific 3',5'-cyclic phosphodiesterase produces MESLSVQGAGWLSSPLWSPRSKARKAKLDGEMSSDGAWLDDHSDFTSAYFSRRASVICDPQADMTPRFLKSMGNLDIISHKDRCDCQVSHDLHDPLMMAPHRRTSVPVTPILSAPDKTDCSLWPSVSPCPPICLCSNKLPFAPYAQPSVAPNSVSCGLGEGCPWMIGLLGGGLRWMGSVAELCQGALNHAGELLAAEGGALSLVRKVYGGESDLEEVISLTANGCSQAHQKILQGVMELVLATGSPINLRDAQKDPKFKVDSKQCLKIRTVLSVPIKNHRREMLGVVVMINKRKGCDSHPAFTSMDEKVTSNHMDVLGMVLENIQLYESSRQEAKRSQALIEMAQVLSREHHSFEVLLSKMAATIMPFTHAQYCTIFIPSDQTSVTKDDQIIFSCVIHLECEELGSTCQIYRREHDISDIDLSHACETMRATETVNMAKSAVESERSIVCCPVRNERSENVIAVCQLINKRTRDSDELEPFNRYDERLLEDLAVYCGLALQYAQAVKITEVRRASIEVTEEILAYHLTAAEEDIKALQETTIPSAESLNILDFHFSDFGLPEDATTQATVRMFLDLNLVQDFNIDYKSLCQWVLTVRRGYRSHLPYHNWSHALSTAQSMFAMLMATDQLQKNFSRLEILALMIATLNHDIDHRGVSNSYIERSQQPLAQLYGHSSLENHHYNLCIFIMNNTGSQILSNLSDEDHRSVLHMIKRAVLATNLNIYMQRRGEFFSLAEKSRVNWRSEKRRDLLRSMLMTASDLSAITKPWPEQKRIANLVAMEFFAQGDKEREEFKTKPIDVMDRENSTRLPYMQVEYIDEICFPLYKAVSKLFDSCSPLVNACKKNRKNWLHLAEGTREEKLEENCSLYFETEILEEEEAERGAEQLAKEENT; encoded by the exons ATGGAGTCTCTTTCCGTTCAAGGCGCAGGGTGGCTCTCTTCCCCCCTGTGGAGCCCCCGCTCCAAAGCGAGAAAAGCGAAATTAGACGGTGAAATGTCAAGCGACGGAGCGTGGCTGGATGACCACTCGGATTTTACCAGCGCGTACTTTTCACGCAGAGCGTCAGT GATCTGTGATCCTCAGGCAGATATGACACCAAGGTTTCTGAAGAGCATGGGAAACCTGGACATCATCTCCCACAAGGACAGATGTGACTGCCAAGTTTCTCATGACCTCCATGACCCTCTAATGATGGCTCCTCACCGCAGAACGTCTGTTCCCGTTACTCCAATCCTTAGTGCTCCTGATAAGACGGATTGCTCCTTATGGCCTTCAGTTTCTCCCTGTCCTCCCATTTGTCTTTGCTCCAACAAGTTGCCCTTTGCTCCTTATGCTCAGCCTTCAGTGGCTCCAAATAGTGTGTCCTGTGGCCTCGGAGAAGGCTGCCCATGGATGATAGGGCTCCTGGGAGGAGGGCTGAGATGGATGGGATCTGTGGCAGAGCTCTGTCAGGGAGCTCTCAACCATGCGGGGGAGCTGCTGGCTGCTGAGGGTGGTGCCCTTTCCCTTGTGAGAAAGGTCTACGGTGGAGAAAGTGATTTAGAGGAAGTGATATCCTTGACAGCAAATGGGTGCAGCCAGGCACACCAGAAAATACTGCAGGGTGTCATGGAGCTGGTTTTGGCTACAGGATCACCAATAAACCTAAGAGATGCTCAGaag GATCCCAAGTTCAAAGTAGACAGTAAACAGTGCCTAAAGATTAGGACAGTTTTGAGTGTTCCTATCAAGAACCACAGGCGAGAG ATGTTGGGTGTGGTGGTAATgatcaacaaaagaaaaggctgTGATTCCCATCCTGCTTTTACCTCCATGGATGAAAAG GTAACATCCAATCATATGGATGTGTTGGGGATGGTTCTGGAAAACATCCAGCTGTATGAGAGTTCAAGACAAGAGGCTAAGCGCAGCCAG GCTCTGATAGAAATGGCACAGGTGTTATCAAGGGAGCATCATTCTTTTGAGGTTCTGCTGAGCAAGATGGCCGCCACAATCATGCCTTTCACTCATGCTCAATACTGCACTATCTTCATCCCCAGTGACCAAACCTCAGTCACAAAGGATGATCAG ATCATATTCTCATGTGTGATACACTTGGAGTGTGAAGAGCTTGGATCAACTTGCCAGATCTACAGAAG GGAGCATGACATCAGTGATATAGATTTGTCACATGCTTGTGAAACAATGAGGGCTACAGAAACTGTTAATATGGCAAAGAGCGCTGTTGAATCAGAGAGGAGTATCGTCTGCTGTCCTGTGAGAAATGAAAGGTCAGAAAACGTTATTG CTGTGTGCCAGCTCATAAACAAACGGACCAGAGACTCAGATGAACTGGAACCCTTTAATCGATATGACGAGCGACTCCTGGAGGATCTGGCTGTGTACTGTGGCCTGGCCTTGCAGTATGCTCAAGCTGTAAAGATCACTGAAGTGAGAAGGGCCAGCATAGAGGTTACAGAAGAG ATTCTTGCCTACCACCTCACTGCAGCAGAAGAGGACATTAAGGCACTGCAG GAGACCACAATCCCATCAGCAGAATCACTGAATATTTTGGACTTCCATTTCTCTGATTTTGGCCTACCAGAAGACGCCACCACTCAGGCCACAGTTCGAATGTTTCTGGACCTGAATTTAGTGCAGGACTTCAACATTGATTACAAG AGCCTTTGTCAATGGGTCCTCACTGTGAGACGTGGCTACAGGAGCCACCTTCCTTATCACAACTGGAGCCATGCACTGAGCACTGCTCAAAGTATGTTTGCTATGCTCATGGCAACAGATCAGCTACAG AAAAATTTTTCTCGGCTGGAGATCTTAGCATTGATGATAGCCACCCTGAACCATGACATTGACCACAGAGGAGTTAGCAACTCCTACATAGAAAG GTCTCAGCAGCCTTTAGCTCAGTTGTACGGTCACTCCTCTTTAGAGAACCACCACTACAACCTGTGCATCTTCATTATGAATAACACC GGCAGCCAGATCCTCAGCAACTTATCAGATGAGGACCACAGATCTGTACTGCACATGATCAAAAGGGCAGTTCTTGCTACTAATCTTAACATCTATATGCA AAGAAGAGgagaatttttttctcttgctgaGAAAAGCAGGGTGAACTGGAGGAGTGAGAAACGAAGAGATTTGCTGAG ATCAATGCTGATGACAGCTAGTGACTTATCTGCTATCACAAAGCCTTGGCCCGAGCAAAAAAGG ATTGCCAACCTTGTTGCCATGGAGTTCTTTGCACAAGGggacaaagagagagaggagtTTAAAACCAAGCCTATT GACGTAATGGACAGAGAAAACAGCACCCGTCTGCCATACATGCAGGTTGAATACATTGATGAGATCTGCTTCCCTCTGTACAAG GCTGTGTCAAAACTATTCGACAGCTGCTCTCCATTGGTGAATGCTTGtaagaagaacagaaaaaactgGTTGCATCTTGCTGAAGGCACACGGGAAGAAAAGCTTGAAGAAAACTGCAGTTTATACTTTGAAACTGAAATACTTGAAGAGGAAGAGGCAGAAAGAGGAGCAGAACAATtggcaaaagaagaaaacacatga
- the hpf1 gene encoding histone PARylation factor 1 isoform X1, with amino-acid sequence MTGRAKRKTKPNQERVIKPFSSTLHVCPTESRSANGQVKKARADEPKAMLSSRVDAEQRDELAQLYGFHVPEDLYHFWDFCKELSPDSPCGAVKDMLGLQLVGPFDILAGANRNAKNPQPNFHLHWRYFYDPPEFQTVLKGSEDTQHHMGYYRDSPDSLPSFVGENHAKKGCNITQMGDNIFAAVYLYLLRKKKERNGKRAEEEALESLESKLRDKAETLGFSLEQKTKVMKQRDRKVVTKTFHGAGIVVPVDKNDVGYRELPETDAGLKKICKAIAEARNDEERVKAFGPIQEMMTFVQFANDECDYGMGYELGIDLFCYGSHYFHKVVKQLLPMAYSLLKRNLFGEILESHLSSRSHDNLDQLSAH; translated from the exons atgacaGGGCGcgcaaaaagaaaaaccaaaccaaatcaG GAGAGAGTCATCAAGCCTTTTTCATCGACTTTACACGTTTGTCCTACG GAGTCACGCTCAGCCAATGGACAGGTGAAGAAAGCCCGAGCTGATGAACCTAAAGCTATGCTTTCATCAAGAGTCGACGCAGAGCAACGTGATGAGTTGGCTCAGCTGTATGGTTTTCACGTGCCAGAGGATCTGTACCACTTCTGGGACTTCTGCAAGGAGCTCAGTCCTGACAGCCCCTGTG GTGCCGTGAAAGACATGCTGGGTCTGCAGCTGGTCGGCCCTTTCGACATTCTGGCAGGAGCTAACAGAAATGCCAAGAATCCTCAGCCCAACTTTCATCTGCATTGGAGGTATTTTTATGACCCGCCAGAGTTTCAGACAGTTCTCAAAGGGAGTGAGGATACCCAGCATCACATGGGATACTACAG AGATAGCCCAGACTCTCTGCCTTCGTTTGTTGGGGAAAATCATGCCAAGAAGGGCTGCAACATAACACAGATGGGAGACAACATCTTTGCAGCTGTTTA CCTGTATTTgctgaggaagaagaaagagagaaatggtaaaagagcagaagaagaggcTTTGGAAAGCCTGGAGTCGAAGCTGAGAGACAAGGCTGAGACGTTAGGCTTTTCTTTAGAGCAGAAGACCAAAGTCATGAAGCAGCGGGACAGAAAG GTTGTTACCAAGACCTTCCATGGTGCTGGTATTGTTGTGCCTGTGGACAAGAATGATGTAGGATACAGAGAACTGCCAGAAACAGATg CTGGTCTCAAGAAGATCTGTAAAGCCATTGCAGAAGCTCGGAATGATGAGGAACGTGTCAAAGCCTTTGGACCAATCCAGGAGATGATGACATTTGTTCAGTTTGCTAATGACGAATGCGACTATGGAATGGGCTATGAACTTGGAATTGACCTCTTTTGTTATGGATCGCAT tacTTTCATAAGGTGGTCAAGCAACTTCTACCAATGGCCTACAGCTTGCTGAAAAGGAATTTGTTTGGGGAAATTTTGGAGAGCCATCTCAGCAGTCGCAGCCATGACAACTTGGACCAACTCTCTGCGCATTAA